GACGACGGGCCGTGGGCGTTGCGGGACGTGTCGTTGACCGTCGCGCCCGGTGAGACGGTGGCGCTCGTCGGCGAGACCGGCGCCGGCAAGTCCACTCTGGTCAAGCTGATCACCCGCAGCTACGACGTGCAGGCCGGTCGGATCGAGGTCGACGGCGTCGACATCCGCGACTACGACCCGGTGCTGCTGCGCCGCCGGATCGGCATCGTGCCACAGGAGGCGCACCTGTTCACCGGTACGGTCGCCGACAACGTGCGGTACGGCCGGCCGGACGCCACGCCGCGACAGTGCGAGCAGGCCATGTCCGCCGTCGGCGGCCTCGGCGTGGTCGAGCGCCTACCGGACGGCTTCCACCAGGAGGTGGGTGAGCGGGGCGGCCGGCTCTCCGCCGGCCAACGGCAGTTCGTCGCGTTGGCCCGCGCCGAGTTGACCGACCCCGGGCTGCTGATCCTCGACGAGGCGACCGCCGCGTTCACCCCGGGCACCGAGGCCGAGGTGTTGGCCGCGCAGCGCCGGCTCGCGGGCCGCCGGACCACGATCCTCATCGCGCACCGGCTGTCCACCGCAGCCGCCGCGGACCGGATCTACGTGCTGGCCGACGGCGCGGTCGTCGAGCAGGGCACCCACCGGGAACTCCTGGCCGCCGACGGACGGTACGCCCGGATGTGGGCCGCGCACGTGAGCTGACCCGACCGGGGTCGGCCGTGCCGGCCGGCCCCGTCGCGGCTGGTCACGCCTGGCCGGGGTCAGCTGTGCTGGCTGGTCACGCCTGGCCGGTCAGGTCGCGGCTGGCCCCGTCTCGGCTGGTCATGTCGCGCAGCACCGAACGGCGCATCTTGCCCTCGGCGGTACGCGGCAGCACCGCCGTGAACTGCACCGTCTCCGGCACCTCCGCCTCGGTCAGCGCGGCCCGGCACAGCTGCCGGACGGCCGTCGGGGACAGCCCGGCCCCGGGCACCGGCTGCACCAGCGCGTGCAGGTACGGCCGACCGTCCTCGGTCCACAACCCGACGACGGCGACGTCGGCGACCTCGGGATCATCGCCGATGACCTCCTCGACCCGACTCGGGTAGACCGTGACCGACCCGATGTCGATCGTCTCGGACATCCGATCGGCGAGGAACAGGTAGCCGTCCTCGTCGAGCCAGCCGAGGTCGGCGACGCTGACGTACGCCGGATCGTCGGGTGCCCGACGCAGCTCACGGTCGCCGACGTAGCTGTTCGCGGCACCGTAGTCGAGACGTACGAAGATCTCGCCGATCTCGCCGACCGGCACGTCGCGGCCGTCGGCGTCGAGGATACGCACGTCGGTCGCCTTCCCGACGGTGCCGGGCTTGCGTAGCCACTGCTCGCCGTCGACGACCATCGGCCGACCCGCGCCGCTGAGTTCCGAGCTGTAGTAGACCTCGAACAGCCGTTTCGGGCCGACCAGGTCGATCCAGCCCCGCTTGACCCAGCCCGGGCAGGGGGCCGCCCCGTGGGACACCCGGGTCAGCCGGTCGAACGCGGCACGGTCCAGGTCCGGGGTGGCCAGCACACTCATCATGTGCCCCGGTGTGATGCCCATCGAGAAGACCTCGTGCCGGCGCAGCAGGG
The sequence above is a segment of the Solwaraspora sp. WMMD406 genome. Coding sequences within it:
- a CDS encoding AMP-binding protein, which codes for MPVIPAAIPLIDRFTDIADQAPRQVAFVVADPDGSERSRTFGEIRAEYGEFTARLAAAGVADGDVVVLAIENHIVYYSLVFAAWHAGAAVLPISPYLDRSDQDALLDVVATRLGRPVLVDTVAHARHDTVVVDATGGFDVVPAAAAASTGQRRGPVDADRTHLYMTSGGATGLPKVMRFKLSWAGKRDMPYRSAGLADPSGRSSGTATRLICGSLYHTGNFAPSTHVMLTGSAVITMSDFDPGLVCTLLRRHEVFSMGITPGHMMSVLATPDLDRAAFDRLTRVSHGAAPCPGWVKRGWIDLVGPKRLFEVYYSSELSGAGRPMVVDGEQWLRKPGTVGKATDVRILDADGRDVPVGEIGEIFVRLDYGAANSYVGDRELRRAPDDPAYVSVADLGWLDEDGYLFLADRMSETIDIGSVTVYPSRVEEVIGDDPEVADVAVVGLWTEDGRPYLHALVQPVPGAGLSPTAVRQLCRAALTEAEVPETVQFTAVLPRTAEGKMRRSVLRDMTSRDGASRDLTGQA